The following proteins are encoded in a genomic region of Methanoculleus bourgensis MS2:
- a CDS encoding formylmethanofuran dehydrogenase subunit C has product MKTVTITLANPPELYLEGQNITPDNFAGKKAAEIATLDVWEGKMKSPLGKYFTVEGEGGATAAETKIIVRGDCTRVKRIGQQMTAGEIVIESNADMYIGGWMKGGKIHVKGNVDSFCGIGMEGGELIVDGKAGCHLGSSPRGEWRGMQGGLIRVAGDVGSDTATFINGGTIIIGGDADIHVSTHGEGGTVIIKGNAKARVGGQMVKGDIYVYGTIENPLPGFKLVGEVEQEVDGETALFAHYIGDLGERHPVSKGKTVYANIYTRI; this is encoded by the coding sequence ATGAAGACAGTAACTATCACCCTGGCAAACCCCCCCGAACTCTATCTTGAGGGGCAGAATATCACTCCGGACAACTTTGCAGGAAAGAAGGCCGCTGAGATCGCCACTCTCGATGTCTGGGAGGGCAAGATGAAGAGCCCGCTCGGAAAGTACTTCACCGTTGAGGGCGAAGGCGGAGCAACGGCTGCCGAGACGAAGATCATCGTCCGTGGGGACTGCACCCGTGTGAAGCGGATCGGCCAGCAGATGACCGCGGGCGAGATCGTCATCGAAAGCAACGCCGACATGTACATCGGCGGCTGGATGAAAGGCGGAAAGATCCACGTGAAAGGAAACGTCGACTCGTTCTGCGGCATCGGAATGGAAGGCGGCGAACTGATCGTCGACGGAAAGGCCGGATGTCACCTTGGCTCATCGCCCCGCGGTGAGTGGCGCGGTATGCAGGGCGGACTGATCCGGGTTGCCGGGGACGTCGGCAGCGACACAGCCACGTTCATCAACGGCGGGACCATCATCATCGGCGGCGATGCGGACATTCACGTCTCCACCCACGGCGAAGGCGGCACCGTCATCATCAAGGGGAACGCCAAGGCCCGTGTCGGCGGGCAGATGGTGAAAGGCGACATCTACGTCTATGGCACAATCGAGAACCCGCTCCCCGGGTTCAAGCTGGTCGGCGAGGTCGAGCAGGAGGTCGATGGTGAGACTGCCCTCTTCGCCCACTATATCGGGGACCTCGGTGAACGCCACCCGGTCTCCAAGGGTAAGACGGTGTATGCAAACATCTACACCAGAATCTAA
- a CDS encoding molybdopterin molybdotransferase MoeA → MTGFLRLIPVIEAIHIINRISPAVGTENVPLTAAYGRILAEDVQADTDIPGFDRSVKDGFAVNCADTVRASEAAPVPLTRVGQVVMGRGGNSPAIRPGECAYIPTGGALPKGADAVVMLEYCQDLGETVLAGRQVSPGENIIRADEDYARGEGVLAAGKHLKVQDIGVLAAVGVSRVAVRKRPVIGIVPTGIELVPPDQVPAAGEVRDVNSYLCGAFVEEMGGVPRYYGIVRDDRAELAALLSSALDECDAFLITGGSSKDDRDITADVIGSLGEVLAHGMALAPGKPTIIGKIGHAPVIGIPGHPASTRVVLAVLAGPLLRSLSGCTGRREAKQKAVLTRNIPSERGREEYVRVKLLGDEAVPLFGKSGLLNTLVESDGLIRILQGWEGLEAGCEVDVTLW, encoded by the coding sequence ATGACCGGATTTCTTCGTCTTATACCGGTGATCGAGGCTATCCATATCATCAACCGGATCTCCCCGGCGGTCGGGACAGAGAATGTGCCGCTGACCGCGGCGTATGGTCGCATCCTCGCGGAGGACGTCCAGGCTGATACTGACATACCGGGTTTTGACCGCTCGGTCAAGGACGGGTTTGCGGTGAACTGCGCCGATACCGTCCGGGCATCGGAGGCGGCCCCGGTCCCGCTTACGAGGGTGGGGCAGGTTGTCATGGGCCGCGGAGGGAACAGTCCCGCGATCAGGCCCGGCGAGTGTGCCTACATCCCGACCGGTGGCGCTCTCCCCAAAGGAGCGGATGCGGTCGTGATGCTTGAGTACTGCCAGGACCTCGGGGAGACGGTTCTTGCGGGTCGCCAGGTCTCCCCGGGCGAGAACATCATCCGTGCCGATGAGGATTACGCCCGCGGCGAAGGCGTTCTTGCGGCCGGGAAACACCTGAAGGTCCAGGACATCGGCGTGCTCGCGGCGGTCGGGGTCTCCCGGGTGGCGGTGAGGAAGAGACCGGTCATCGGGATCGTCCCGACCGGCATCGAACTGGTGCCGCCGGACCAGGTCCCGGCTGCCGGTGAGGTCCGCGACGTCAACTCCTACCTCTGCGGCGCGTTCGTCGAGGAGATGGGCGGCGTTCCGCGGTATTATGGTATCGTCAGGGATGACCGCGCAGAACTCGCGGCGCTCCTCTCGTCGGCGCTTGACGAGTGTGACGCGTTCCTGATCACCGGGGGGAGCTCCAAGGACGACCGCGATATCACGGCCGACGTGATCGGGTCGCTTGGAGAGGTGCTCGCGCACGGAATGGCGCTGGCGCCCGGGAAACCGACGATCATCGGGAAGATCGGGCATGCGCCCGTCATCGGCATCCCCGGCCACCCGGCATCGACGAGGGTCGTTCTTGCGGTGCTCGCAGGTCCCCTCCTGCGGTCGCTCTCTGGCTGCACCGGTCGCCGGGAGGCGAAGCAGAAGGCGGTCCTCACACGGAACATCCCCTCGGAGCGGGGGCGTGAGGAGTACGTCAGGGTCAAACTCCTCGGGGATGAAGCGGTGCCGCTCTTCGGGAAGTCGGGCCTCTTAAACACCCTCGTAGAGAGCGACGGGCTCATCAGGATCCTCCAGGGATGGGAGGGGCTCGAGGCAGGATGCGAGGTGGACGTGACGCTATGGTGA
- a CDS encoding molybdenum cofactor synthesis domain-containing protein, with protein MVRERLLLRPLAEVRDMMLGAFPRPNRSVRVPVAGATGRVTVEPIHSPLTVPATDIAARDGFAVVSSETSGADDENPVLLREPCRVNTGNAIPPGYDAVVMIEDITGGEGAWFTSRAASPGEHVHPAGEEIRSGDLILPAGHLIRPCDIGALLSYGITGLDVQAVKVGLLPTGSEVIPAGERPGPGEVIESNTAVAAAWLGEAGATCTRYPIVCDDQRLLRQAIAKGVRENDLLLVSAGSSAGTRDFTAGVIGDLGEVLVHGIAMKPGKPAIIGRVDGKPVIGMPGYPIAAMTTVRELALPLLVEWGFCAPYGERLHARLARTVQTDPGFDEYVFLTVSRSGDRYIATPLPRGAGTQMTVVRANAYLHVPPGTGSIHEGAEVEILLTGPRALIRESPGSRRPAPEHRVQGVGATLPLKNS; from the coding sequence ATGGTGAGGGAGCGTCTTCTGCTGAGACCGCTTGCTGAGGTCCGGGATATGATGCTGGGCGCTTTCCCGCGCCCGAACCGGTCCGTCCGGGTCCCGGTGGCGGGGGCAACCGGGCGGGTGACGGTCGAGCCCATCCACTCGCCGCTGACGGTCCCGGCAACCGACATCGCCGCAAGGGACGGGTTCGCCGTTGTGAGCAGCGAGACCAGTGGTGCGGATGACGAGAACCCTGTTCTGCTCAGGGAGCCCTGCCGGGTGAACACGGGAAACGCGATCCCGCCGGGCTACGATGCGGTCGTCATGATCGAGGATATCACCGGGGGGGAGGGGGCCTGGTTCACCAGCAGGGCCGCATCACCTGGGGAGCACGTCCACCCCGCCGGGGAGGAGATCCGGAGCGGGGACCTGATCCTCCCGGCCGGACACCTGATACGCCCCTGCGACATCGGGGCGCTCCTCTCCTACGGGATCACCGGGCTTGATGTACAGGCCGTGAAGGTCGGGCTCCTGCCGACAGGGAGCGAGGTGATCCCGGCAGGCGAGCGCCCGGGCCCGGGCGAGGTGATCGAGAGCAATACTGCTGTTGCGGCGGCATGGCTCGGTGAGGCGGGCGCAACCTGCACCCGCTACCCCATCGTCTGCGACGACCAGAGGCTGCTCCGGCAGGCGATCGCAAAGGGCGTCAGGGAGAACGACCTCCTCCTGGTCTCTGCCGGTTCTTCAGCGGGCACCCGCGACTTCACTGCCGGGGTCATCGGCGATCTTGGTGAGGTGCTCGTCCACGGGATCGCCATGAAGCCCGGGAAACCGGCGATCATCGGGCGGGTCGACGGGAAACCGGTTATCGGGATGCCGGGCTACCCGATCGCTGCTATGACGACTGTGCGGGAGCTCGCCCTCCCCCTGCTCGTGGAGTGGGGGTTCTGCGCTCCGTACGGGGAGCGCCTCCACGCCCGGCTCGCGAGGACAGTCCAGACCGACCCGGGTTTTGATGAGTACGTCTTTCTCACGGTATCTCGCTCCGGCGACCGGTACATCGCCACCCCCCTGCCCCGGGGGGCCGGGACGCAGATGACGGTCGTGCGGGCAAACGCCTACCTGCACGTCCCCCCGGGCACCGGCAGCATCCACGAGGGTGCGGAGGTCGAGATCCTGTTGACCGGGCCGCGTGCGCTGATCAGGGAGTCCCCCGGGAGCCGCAGACCCGCGCCCGAACACCGGGTGCAGGGAGTAGGAGCGACGCTCCCGCTGAAGAACTCCTGA
- a CDS encoding ribonuclease III family protein gives MEAILYENSRMPLHQATMRLSTIRERLHIGSLFGKKLPRHPELAGRDRGAELRALLAVPPFGITNVSDAALNLYDQALTHRSYANGGEYPVAAVEDNERLEFLGNYVLDFIIADHIYDAYDLPPGEMNRRLQVTRNTKLADIVLEQGLGIDGAIRRKGQALTDSIIADAFEALIGAIFLDRGLDVAREVVLAIFEDEIAECDTHRNYRGRLQEYVAQQDLGSLAYDYRQTGPGNCPVWAARVTVGGIPLGKGEARTKQGAAMLAAKEALVHLGEE, from the coding sequence ATGGAGGCCATTCTATATGAGAATAGCAGGATGCCCCTGCACCAGGCGACCATGAGACTCTCTACCATCCGGGAAAGACTTCATATCGGCAGTCTCTTCGGGAAGAAACTCCCCCGGCACCCGGAGCTCGCCGGCCGTGACCGGGGGGCGGAACTACGCGCGCTCCTCGCTGTCCCCCCGTTCGGGATCACCAACGTGAGCGATGCAGCCCTCAACCTCTACGACCAGGCGCTGACCCATCGGTCGTACGCAAACGGCGGGGAGTACCCGGTAGCGGCGGTCGAAGACAATGAGAGGCTTGAGTTCCTGGGAAACTACGTCCTTGACTTCATCATCGCCGACCACATCTACGACGCCTACGACCTCCCGCCCGGCGAGATGAACCGGAGGCTCCAGGTGACCAGGAACACAAAACTCGCCGATATCGTGCTCGAACAGGGGCTCGGCATCGACGGCGCCATCAGGAGGAAGGGGCAGGCGCTGACCGATTCCATCATCGCAGACGCGTTCGAGGCCCTGATCGGCGCCATCTTCCTCGACCGCGGCCTTGACGTGGCGCGGGAGGTGGTGCTCGCGATCTTTGAGGACGAGATCGCGGAGTGCGACACCCACAGGAACTACCGGGGGAGGCTCCAGGAGTACGTCGCCCAACAAGACCTCGGCAGTCTCGCGTATGACTACCGCCAGACCGGCCCGGGGAACTGCCCGGTCTGGGCCGCCCGGGTGACCGTCGGCGGGATTCCTCTCGGGAAGGGGGAGGCCCGGACCAAGCAGGGGGCGGCGATGCTCGCGGCAAAAGAGGCGCTCGTCCACCTCGGGGAGGAGTGA
- a CDS encoding DUF362 domain-containing protein has product MQPVGRDATVAVVRCGGYGRDEVDAAVSRAIDLIGGMGRFVAPKELVLLKPNLLQGQEPERCVTTHPAVVAAVARLLVGHGCQVVIGDSPGAGIVYNETNLRRAYARAGYTAVAEETSVVLNYDTGYQTVSYPEGAVMKQFSIITPAVAADAIVVVSKAKTHMWTRMTGAAKNLFGLIPGLEKPVFHFRFQDEYAFGRMLVDLNECMKPRLQVMDAVMAMEGDGPQAGSPRKVGVILAGSDPAAVDTVLARLIGMDPLEIGSIRSAAARGLIDPTAVRTVGDDPADLAVPDFKKPSTYTGGGAGPWRRVVLAITQRFGKTYAPRPGVVGEACIGCGKCERICPVHAVTVTEGRATIDLSRCIRCYCCHEICTERAIALSRGLAGRLLARLLG; this is encoded by the coding sequence GTGCAACCGGTCGGGCGGGACGCGACCGTCGCCGTCGTCAGGTGCGGGGGCTACGGCCGTGACGAGGTCGATGCGGCCGTCAGCCGCGCGATCGACCTCATCGGGGGTATGGGGAGGTTTGTCGCGCCGAAAGAGTTGGTGCTCCTCAAACCAAATCTCCTGCAGGGCCAGGAGCCGGAGCGGTGCGTCACCACGCACCCGGCGGTCGTCGCTGCCGTCGCCCGCCTCCTCGTGGGACACGGGTGTCAGGTTGTCATCGGCGACAGCCCAGGAGCCGGGATCGTCTACAACGAGACGAACCTGCGGCGGGCATACGCGCGGGCCGGGTATACAGCGGTGGCTGAGGAGACCAGTGTCGTCCTGAACTACGATACCGGCTACCAGACCGTCTCATACCCGGAGGGCGCGGTGATGAAACAGTTCTCCATCATCACCCCAGCGGTCGCGGCTGACGCGATCGTGGTCGTCTCCAAGGCCAAGACCCACATGTGGACCCGGATGACGGGTGCCGCGAAGAACCTCTTCGGGCTCATCCCCGGGCTTGAGAAGCCGGTCTTCCACTTCCGGTTCCAGGACGAGTATGCTTTTGGAAGGATGCTCGTCGACCTCAACGAGTGCATGAAGCCCCGGCTCCAGGTCATGGACGCGGTCATGGCAATGGAGGGGGACGGCCCCCAGGCAGGGAGTCCGCGGAAGGTCGGGGTGATCCTTGCCGGGAGCGACCCTGCGGCCGTGGACACGGTCCTCGCCCGGCTCATCGGGATGGACCCGCTCGAGATCGGGAGCATCAGGAGCGCGGCCGCCCGTGGCCTCATCGATCCCACGGCCGTCCGGACGGTCGGCGACGACCCGGCGGACCTCGCGGTCCCGGACTTCAAAAAACCCTCCACCTACACCGGGGGCGGGGCGGGGCCCTGGCGGCGCGTGGTCCTCGCCATCACGCAGCGGTTCGGGAAGACCTACGCCCCACGGCCCGGCGTGGTCGGGGAGGCATGTATCGGGTGTGGGAAGTGCGAGCGGATCTGCCCGGTGCACGCGGTCACCGTCACTGAGGGCAGGGCGACGATCGACCTCTCGCGCTGCATCAGGTGCTACTGCTGCCACGAGATCTGCACCGAGCGCGCCATCGCCCTCTCCCGGGGCCTCGCCGGAAGACTCCTCGCCCGCCTGCTCGGGTGA
- a CDS encoding HIT family protein, which yields MPCPFCNPAPEDIVARNDLCYARYDIHPVSPGHLLVIPFRHVASYFDTTYEERMALARLIDDCREISEREHHPDGYNIGVNVGEAAGQVVMHVHVHFIPRYRGDVAGEHEGGVRGAVPGRPG from the coding sequence ATGCCATGCCCGTTCTGCAACCCGGCCCCGGAGGATATCGTCGCAAGAAACGACCTCTGCTACGCCCGCTACGACATCCACCCGGTCAGTCCCGGCCACCTGCTCGTCATCCCATTCCGGCATGTGGCAAGTTACTTTGATACGACCTACGAAGAACGAATGGCGCTTGCCCGGCTCATCGACGACTGCAGGGAGATCAGCGAACGCGAGCACCATCCTGACGGCTACAACATCGGCGTCAACGTCGGAGAGGCTGCAGGACAGGTCGTGATGCACGTCCATGTTCACTTCATACCGCGCTACCGGGGCGATGTCGCCGGAGAGCATGAAGGGGGCGTGCGGGGCGCGGTACCCGGCAGGCCCGGATGA
- a CDS encoding NADH-quinone oxidoreductase subunit 5 family protein, translating to MQTLLFLILFPILVACLLLFVKRTTLRYAVVALSALAIGGASIYLLMRYAFAGAVYFAAPSEAASLAMVAIEMVLALFIIYMGAKFRNYLAIALAVVQAALIVYLEMTFPENLHAANNLFIDQFSIIMALIIGIIGSLIAVYAVRYMETYHHHHPEVRDRQKMFFFVIFAFLAAMFGLVFSNNLMWVFFFWEITTISSFLLIGYSETDEATRNAFRALVMNLLGGVAFVAAIIYLAAEPASGGIDLARVLASGDTAVILIPAVLIGFAGITKAALMPFSSWLLGAMVAPTPVSALLHSSTMVKAGVYILVRFAPVFAGTFAGFSVGLVGAVTFVVASAIAISQSNAKLVLAYSTIANLGLIAACAGVGTHMLVWAAILLIIFHAVAKSLLFLGTGAIEHRTGSRDIEDMEGLIVRMPKMAVMMFIGIAGMFLAPFGMLVSKWAAIEAFVQVPFGLVFVAILAYGSAVTVFFWAKWMGKLVTVTRETERIEKGFLEEPWAPLYIITGLVIAAVFLFPVISSTLIEPYVLAIYGITTGLAQTNVAIMLLMMALLLILPVSFFLFRRTAKHLPAYMGGRPATPDLHFAGSLGMTREAQTRNYYLTDYFGEARLFRPGAVVCIVLILASWVLAGVAL from the coding sequence GTGCAGACGCTGCTCTTCCTTATACTATTTCCCATCCTCGTCGCATGTCTTTTATTGTTCGTGAAGCGAACGACATTGCGCTACGCGGTGGTCGCCCTTTCGGCTCTCGCCATCGGGGGGGCATCGATATACCTGCTTATGCGGTATGCGTTCGCGGGCGCGGTCTACTTTGCCGCGCCCTCGGAGGCGGCAAGCCTCGCCATGGTGGCCATCGAGATGGTGCTTGCGCTCTTCATCATTTACATGGGCGCAAAGTTCAGGAACTACCTGGCAATCGCGCTGGCCGTTGTGCAGGCAGCGCTGATCGTGTATCTTGAGATGACGTTCCCGGAGAACCTTCACGCGGCTAACAACCTCTTCATCGACCAGTTCTCCATCATCATGGCCCTGATCATCGGGATCATCGGGAGCCTCATAGCCGTATACGCGGTCAGGTACATGGAGACGTATCATCACCATCATCCGGAGGTGCGTGATCGGCAGAAGATGTTCTTCTTCGTCATCTTCGCCTTCCTTGCCGCGATGTTCGGCCTTGTCTTCTCCAACAACCTCATGTGGGTCTTCTTCTTCTGGGAGATCACGACCATCAGCTCATTCCTGCTGATCGGCTACTCGGAGACCGATGAGGCGACAAGGAACGCCTTCCGCGCCCTGGTGATGAACCTCCTCGGCGGGGTCGCGTTCGTCGCGGCGATCATCTACCTTGCCGCCGAGCCGGCAAGTGGGGGCATCGATCTCGCCCGGGTGCTCGCCTCAGGCGACACGGCCGTCATCCTGATACCGGCCGTCCTGATCGGGTTTGCCGGCATCACGAAGGCGGCCCTGATGCCGTTCTCCTCCTGGCTCCTCGGGGCGATGGTGGCCCCGACCCCGGTCTCGGCCCTGCTCCACTCGAGCACCATGGTCAAGGCCGGTGTCTACATCCTGGTCAGGTTTGCACCCGTCTTCGCCGGGACGTTCGCCGGGTTCTCGGTCGGCCTCGTCGGCGCCGTGACGTTTGTCGTCGCATCCGCGATAGCGATATCGCAGAGTAACGCAAAATTGGTCCTCGCCTACTCGACGATCGCAAACCTCGGGCTGATAGCCGCCTGTGCGGGTGTCGGAACCCACATGCTCGTCTGGGCAGCCATCCTGCTGATCATCTTCCACGCCGTCGCGAAATCGCTCCTCTTCCTCGGGACCGGGGCGATCGAGCACCGGACCGGGAGCCGCGACATCGAGGACATGGAAGGCCTGATCGTCAGGATGCCGAAGATGGCGGTCATGATGTTCATCGGGATCGCCGGTATGTTCCTTGCGCCGTTCGGCATGCTGGTCTCCAAGTGGGCGGCGATCGAGGCGTTCGTCCAGGTCCCCTTCGGCCTGGTCTTCGTCGCCATCCTCGCCTACGGGAGCGCAGTTACGGTCTTTTTCTGGGCGAAGTGGATGGGCAAACTCGTGACGGTCACCCGGGAGACGGAGCGGATCGAGAAAGGGTTCCTGGAGGAGCCCTGGGCTCCTCTCTACATCATCACCGGGCTTGTGATAGCGGCCGTCTTCCTCTTCCCGGTCATATCCTCGACGCTGATTGAGCCCTACGTCCTTGCCATCTACGGTATTACGACGGGCCTTGCACAGACAAACGTCGCTATCATGCTCCTGATGATGGCCCTGCTCCTGATCCTCCCGGTCTCGTTCTTCCTCTTCCGGAGGACCGCAAAGCACCTCCCGGCCTACATGGGCGGGAGGCCCGCGACGCCGGACCTGCACTTCGCAGGCTCCCTCGGCATGACCAGGGAGGCCCAGACCAGGAACTACTACCTCACCGACTACTTCGGCGAGGCACGGCTCTTCCGGCCGGGGGCGGTGGTCTGCATCGTCCTGATCCTCGCATCGTGGGTCCTTGCGGGGGTGGCCTTATGA
- a CDS encoding respiratory chain complex I subunit 1 family protein — protein MNGIIGAVLFLILAPIAGGLIAGIDRKLTARMQGRVGPPLLQPFYDVGKLFEKENVVVVTAQNFYVVAYLVFIALSGALFFAGGDLLLIVFAFTLAHVFLVLGAYAVHSPYSHIGAERELIQVMAYEPMIILAAVGLYMVSGSFYVADIAATTAPAILYLPGVFLGLAVILTIKLRKSPFDISTSHHAHQEIVKGITTEFSGSTLGQIEIAHWYENIFLLGLVYLFFAWNPVIGIVAVAVTYAAEVFIDNVTARVRWQAALKSGWLAALLGIANLAILSYMMIGGA, from the coding sequence ATGAACGGAATCATAGGCGCAGTCCTCTTCCTCATCCTCGCGCCCATAGCCGGCGGGCTCATCGCCGGAATCGACAGAAAACTCACCGCGCGGATGCAGGGGAGGGTCGGGCCGCCGCTCCTGCAGCCCTTCTACGACGTCGGCAAACTCTTCGAGAAGGAGAACGTCGTCGTCGTCACGGCGCAGAACTTCTACGTCGTCGCCTACCTGGTCTTCATCGCCCTCTCAGGCGCCCTCTTCTTCGCGGGAGGGGACCTCTTGCTGATCGTCTTTGCCTTCACGCTCGCCCACGTCTTCCTGGTGCTCGGGGCCTACGCGGTCCACTCGCCCTACAGCCACATCGGGGCCGAGCGTGAACTGATCCAGGTGATGGCCTACGAGCCGATGATCATCCTTGCGGCTGTCGGGCTCTACATGGTCAGCGGGAGTTTCTACGTCGCCGACATTGCCGCAACGACCGCGCCGGCGATCCTCTACCTCCCCGGCGTCTTCCTGGGCCTTGCCGTCATCCTGACGATCAAACTCAGGAAATCTCCCTTCGACATCTCGACGTCGCACCACGCGCACCAGGAGATCGTCAAGGGCATCACGACAGAGTTCTCGGGCTCGACCCTCGGCCAGATCGAGATCGCCCACTGGTATGAGAACATCTTCCTTCTCGGGCTCGTCTACCTCTTCTTTGCCTGGAACCCCGTGATCGGGATTGTTGCGGTCGCGGTCACCTACGCAGCCGAGGTCTTCATCGACAACGTCACCGCACGGGTGCGGTGGCAGGCAGCCCTGAAGAGCGGGTGGCTCGCGGCGTTACTTGGCATCGCGAACCTGGCGATCCTCTCCTATATGATGATCGGAGGTGCATGA
- a CDS encoding NADH-quinone oxidoreductase subunit B family protein, translating to MAFLKRSPWILHYDASSCNGCDIEVLACLTPLYDVERFGIINTGNPKHADILLITGGINELNRAVVRNLYEQMPEPKVVIAIGACAATGGIFRECYNIVGGIDKVIPVDVYVPGCPARPEQIIDGVVAALGILEEKREKMAGGAQMKEEARHAEEVGEST from the coding sequence ATGGCATTCCTGAAGCGATCACCCTGGATCCTTCATTACGATGCGTCCAGCTGCAACGGGTGCGACATCGAGGTGCTTGCGTGCCTCACCCCGCTCTACGACGTGGAGCGGTTTGGCATCATCAACACCGGAAACCCGAAGCATGCAGATATCCTGCTGATCACCGGCGGGATCAACGAGTTGAACCGGGCGGTGGTCAGGAACCTCTACGAACAGATGCCGGAGCCAAAAGTCGTTATCGCGATCGGCGCCTGCGCCGCAACCGGCGGCATATTCCGGGAGTGCTACAATATTGTAGGCGGCATCGACAAAGTTATCCCGGTCGACGTCTACGTCCCGGGATGCCCGGCCCGGCCGGAACAGATCATCGACGGTGTTGTTGCGGCGCTCGGGATTCTCGAGGAGAAACGGGAGAAGATGGCGGGAGGAGCGCAGATGAAAGAAGAAGCACGGCATGCAGAAGAGGTAGGTGAGAGTACATGA
- a CDS encoding NADH-quinone oxidoreductase subunit C, whose translation MTVNEEQTTISVALEDLVREVEGLHADGYRLVQIGCTDVGGAYEVNYSFDKGYQFRNLRLTVGPETEVPSISGIYWGAFVYENELHDLFGIPVTGINIDFKGTFIRTAEKFPFSVTRRGDDRCQNA comes from the coding sequence ATGACAGTAAACGAAGAGCAGACTACCATCAGCGTCGCGCTGGAAGACCTCGTACGTGAGGTCGAGGGGCTCCATGCCGACGGCTACCGCCTCGTCCAGATCGGGTGCACGGACGTCGGCGGTGCGTACGAGGTCAACTACTCGTTCGATAAGGGCTACCAGTTCAGGAACCTCCGCCTGACGGTCGGGCCGGAGACGGAGGTCCCGAGCATCTCCGGTATCTACTGGGGAGCGTTTGTCTATGAGAACGAACTGCACGACCTCTTCGGGATCCCGGTGACCGGGATAAATATCGACTTTAAGGGGACGTTCATCAGGACCGCGGAGAAGTTTCCGTTCAGCGTCACGAGAAGGGGGGACGACCGATGCCAGAACGCATAG
- a CDS encoding hydrogenase large subunit: protein MPERIVVPFGPQHPVLPEPIHLDLVLEDELVVDVVPSIGYIHRGLEQLVQKREYTEYVYVAERICGICSFMHALCYCQGIEHIMELEVPDRSRYLRTIWSECSRLHSHLLWLGLFADGMGFENLFMRSWQLRESVLDVFEDTTGGRIIQGTCKVGGVRRDIGQEKLDEMHRALDPFEEKCRDLGDVFLNDETVKYRLQGLGVLSKDEAYTLGAAGPTLRGSGVAVDHRETGYAAYGDLGFKPVVETAGDCYARCAVRVRELYSSIDLIRRAIEEMPEGPIDVKVKGAPNGEYFSRVEQPRGEVVHYLRGDGTKHLARARIRTPTLANIPALVKMLPGAQLADVPVVVLSIDPCISCTER from the coding sequence ATGCCAGAACGCATAGTCGTGCCGTTCGGGCCGCAGCACCCGGTGCTACCGGAACCGATCCACCTCGACCTCGTCCTTGAGGATGAGTTGGTGGTGGATGTGGTCCCCTCCATCGGCTACATCCACCGCGGGCTTGAGCAGCTCGTGCAGAAGCGCGAGTACACCGAGTACGTCTACGTGGCGGAGCGGATATGCGGGATCTGCAGTTTCATGCACGCGCTCTGCTACTGCCAGGGCATCGAGCATATCATGGAGCTTGAGGTTCCTGACCGGTCGCGATATCTCAGGACGATCTGGTCGGAGTGCTCGCGTCTCCACTCCCACCTCCTCTGGCTCGGGCTGTTTGCGGATGGGATGGGCTTTGAGAACCTCTTCATGCGGTCCTGGCAGCTCCGGGAGAGTGTGCTCGATGTCTTTGAGGATACCACCGGCGGGCGGATTATCCAGGGCACCTGCAAGGTCGGCGGGGTCAGGCGCGATATCGGGCAGGAGAAACTCGACGAGATGCACCGGGCGCTCGACCCCTTCGAGGAGAAGTGCCGGGACCTCGGCGACGTCTTCTTAAACGACGAGACGGTGAAGTACCGTCTCCAGGGGCTCGGAGTTCTCTCGAAGGATGAGGCCTACACCCTCGGGGCGGCAGGGCCGACCCTCCGGGGGAGCGGGGTCGCGGTTGACCACCGGGAGACCGGGTATGCGGCCTACGGGGACCTGGGATTCAAACCGGTCGTCGAGACCGCCGGGGACTGCTACGCCCGGTGTGCCGTCCGTGTCCGTGAACTCTACTCTTCCATCGACCTGATCAGGAGGGCGATCGAGGAGATGCCCGAAGGCCCGATCGACGTGAAGGTGAAGGGAGCGCCGAACGGCGAGTACTTCTCCCGCGTGGAGCAGCCGCGGGGAGAGGTCGTCCACTACCTGCGGGGCGACGGCACCAAGCACCTCGCCCGTGCCCGTATCAGGACACCGACGCTCGCAAACATCCCTGCGCTCGTGAAGATGCTCCCGGGCGCCCAGCTTGCCGACGTCCCGGTCGTCGTCCTCTCGATCGACCCCTGCATCAGCTGCACGGAGAGGTGA